Genomic DNA from Oncorhynchus tshawytscha isolate Ot180627B linkage group LG04, Otsh_v2.0, whole genome shotgun sequence:
ACATGATAACATTTGGATAGCATGACATTGATTCAACTTTGAACAATAATATATTCCATGAGATATTATGCACCACAAATATATTGGCTGAAGGTGTATGGTCTCTACACAAAATTGTGTGATTACAACATCTTTATCTCTATGGAATCACTATCTGTATGATTTCTGATGGATGTTCGGGGGGGGGTTCTTTCATGGAAGAATGTATGAATGTCATTTGTGGATATTATATTTTGCTCACTTAACAGGTAAAACAATGGTAGCCCACCCACAGTTGATACAGAGTGTGAGAATATTGTCTTTGAAACAACTTCACCAAGTGGACTGAGGACACATCTGTAGCTTACAGGCACAGTATGGCTacttttacacaggcagcccaattctgatattttttccacaaatggtcttttgaccaatcacatcagatctttttacaTCAGATCTTCTTCAGAGCtattctgattggtcaaaagaccaataagTGACAATAAGACCAGAATTGGGCTCCCTGTGTAAATGGTCGGTTTGATTGGTACTTTTACTTCAGCTGCCCCAACTTGACATCCAGTCCCTCTTTATTTATCCTTCATATTATTCAAATTCAGTTCAAAGGAAGTGATACCAACTGGTGATAAATACATGTGTAATTTATTTCCATTTAATTTGCATGTCAATAAGGAACTATCTAACAATACACTTCTGTAGCCTAAAATACACTAGTATTGCCATTCCCATGGGTAAACAGTACTTTGGCTTGGCTGAGGTGAACTAATTCCCTAGACATGTGCTTTCTTTGAGTTTAGACTATTATACACCACTGATACAATTACATAAAGCCATTTCAGTGCTGCATGGGAAAATTCAACGGCTTACAGGATTTAGTTAACTGGATTAGTGCTAGATTTAGGACCAGAATGTGAAAATAATCAGTGAGCTCGTCTGTTCCTTGGGTATATAAGGATCCTAGACAGAAGACGAACACAGTCGAAGAGAAACACATACCTACAACTTCATTGAAACTTCACCACTTGCTTTGTTCCATTACAGGTAAGTTTTGGAACTTTTCATGGAAATGTTGTTGCTAATATAGATTTATCTGATTATTTGGCTTTGTTAAATATTATAACATTTTTTATAAAATGGTTTGTAAATAGTTTTATCTGGGAGCAATTTGTAGAGAGATTTTGAGAAACTTTGAAACGTTCCACCATAGTCAAGCTTGTCATTTTACCAAGTTATGATTTGGAATTGTTAACAATTGAGAGGAATAGCTTTTGTGCTCTATCAAAATAGACATGCTAATGTCACTTTAATTTGTTCTTACATGTGTATACAATTCTACGACTGGAATTTCTGTCTCCTCTAGAAATGAATTTCCATATGCTCGCCCTGGTGGTCGTGCTCCTGGTGGGTCTGGAGCAGAGCTGGGCTGCCTCCTGTGTGGTGGACAGCTTCACAGTCAAGGAGGACTTTGACCCCAAGAGAGTGAGTACAGATGACAATACACAGGTTGTGTAGTACGTAGTCTATAGCAGACCTACCTGCAAGGTTGCAGTACATCTATCTGTTTCATGTGTGCCTGTACTACCGTACGCAGTTAGACAAATATTGTGCCACTCTCCAGTATGCAGGAAATTATTATTGCTGAGGCTACAACAGCCCTACATGCAAGGCccttcaactaacctgtttatgcGTGTGCGCTCCAGTACGCAGGGAAGTGGTACGCTCTGCAGAAGAAGGACCCTGAGGGTCTGTTCCTCCAGGACAACATCTCAGCGGAGTACACCATCGGTGACGACGGCTCCATGGTTGCCTCCTCCAAGGGCCGTGTCACACTGTTCGGGTAAGAGAGCTGGAGATTATTTCTGATGAAATGGTAATAGTTTTAGAAATGTGCCATTCCCTAGTCATTCAGTTTGTTGGAGTGAAAACATAAGGCTTACCTGTACATGTTGCTCGTAATTGTATTCTAGTACTGTATCTGTGATGAGTAActacactgagcaaaaatataaacgcaacatgtaaagtgttggtcccatgtttcatgagctgaaataaaaggtccCTGAAATTGTCCATgcacaaaaaaacatatttatttcaaatgttgtgcacacatttgtttacattcctattagtgagcatttctcctttgccaagataatccatctacctgacaggtgtggcatatcatgaagctgattaaacagcatgatcattacacaggtgcactttgtgctggggacaatacaaatgttcagttttgtcacacaacataatgccaaagatgtctcaagttttcatGGAGTGTGGAATTGGAATGGTGACTACAGGaaggtccaccagagctgttgccaagtaattgaatgttaatttctctaccataagccgcgtccaacatcgttttagagaatttggcagtgcgtccaactggcctcacaaccatagATCATGTGTATGAAAAAGAATAGAAAATCAGAACCTTACAGATAATGCACGGATAATGTTGCAAGGATCCGTAcaaaattcctggaagctgaaaatggcccagtacttccatggcctgtattctcaccagacatgtcagccattgaacatgtttgggatgctctggattgacgtgtacgacagcgtgctccagttcccgccaatatccagcaactttgcacagccattgaagaggagtggaacaacattccgcGGGcctcaatcaacagcctgatcaactctatgcgagggagatgtgtcgtgctacatgaggcaaatggtggtcacaccagatactgactgatttcTGATCCACACTCCtactttaaggtatctgtgaccaacagatgcatatgtgtattcccagccatgtgaaatctgtagattagggcctaatttatttatttcaattgactgatttccttatatgaactgaaactcagtaaaatctttgaaattgttgcatgttgtgtttatatttttgttcagtgtatatactgtaccagtcaaagaTTAGGACGCACCTACtcaattcattttttaaaactattttttaaaactattttttacaaaactatgaagtaacacatatggaatcatgtagtaaccatgattcttcaaagtagccaccctttgccttgatgacagctttgtacactatctttgatgacagctttggcattctctcaaccagcttcacctggaatgcttttccaacagtcttgaaggagttcctgcATATtcggagcacttgttggctgctttccttcactctgcggtccaactcatcccaaaccacctcaatggggttgaggtcgggtgattgtggaggccaggtcatctgattcatcactctccttcttggtcaaatggccctcacacagcctggaggtgtattgggtcattgtcctgttgaaaaacaattgatagtcccactaagcgcaaaccagataggatggtgtatcgctgcagaattctgtggtagccatgctgtttaagtgtgccttgaattctaaataaataaccgacgagtcaccagcaaagcaccccaacaccgttacacctcctcctccatgcttcatgatgggaaccacacatgcagagatcatccgttaacctactctgcgtctcacaaagacacgttggttggaaccaaaaatctcaaattcagaccaaaggaaagatttTCACCAGTCCAATGTCccttgctcgtgtttcttggcccaagcaagtctcttcttattactggtgtcctttagtagtggtttctttgcagcaattcaaccataaaggcctgattcacgcaatctcctttgaacatttgatgttgagacgtgtctgAGGTGCGGTTATTTGcctatttctgaggctggtaactctaatgaacttatcctcttccgcagaggtaactctaggacttcctttcctgtgacggtcctcaccaaatcaaattttattagtcacatgtgttgaatacaaccggtgtagacctaacagtgaaatgcttacttacgagcccctaaccaacaatgcagttttaaaaaatatggataagaataagaaataaaagtaacaagtaattaaagagcagcagtaagataacaatagcgagacaatATTAAGGGGGTTCCAttacagagtcgatgtgcgggggcaccggttagttgaggtaatatgtacatgtaggtagagttattaaattgactatgcatagattataacaacagagtagcagcagtgtcaaaaggggggcaatgcaaataatctgggtagcaatttgattaggtgttcaggagtcttatggcttgggggtagaagctgtttagaagcctcttggacctagacttggcgctctggtaccgcttgccatgcagtagcagagagaacagtctatgactagggtggctggagtctttggcaatttctagggacttcctctgacacagcctagtatagaggtcctggatggcaggaagcttggccccagtgatatactgggccctTCGCATTACCCTTTGTAGTGTCTTGCAGTCAGAGGCAGAACAGtaaccataccaggcagtgatgcaaccagtcagaatgctctcgatggtgtagctgtagaaccttttgaggatctgaggatccatggcaaatattttcagtctcctgaggaggaataggttttgtaatgcactcttcacgactgtttttggtgtgcttggaccatgttagtttgttggtgatgtggacacaaaggaacttgaagctctcaacctgctccaccgcagccccatcgatgagaatgggggtgtgctcggtccacattctcctgtggtccacaatcatctcctttgtcttgatcatgttgagggagaggttgttgtcctggcaccacacggccaggtctctgacctcctccctataggagagccagtttcctcatagtgcttgatggtttttgcaactgcatttgaagaaactgtCAAAGCTTTTGAAATGttatggattgactgaccttcatgtcttaaagtaatgatggtctgttgtttctctttgcttatttgagctattcttgccataatatggacttggtcttttaccaaatagggctatcttctgaagaaggaaagaaattccacatattatcttttaacaaggcacacctgttaattgaagctggttgagaggatgccaagagtgtgcaaagctgtcattgaagaatctcaaatataaaatatattttgatttgtttaacacttttttggttactacatgattccatgtgtgttatttcatagttttgatgtcttcactgttattctacaatgtagaaaacagtaaaaatgaagaaaaacccttgaatgagtaggcgtgtccaaacttttgactggtactgtattttacAATAGCTTTTTCCACCATTGACATCCATCTTCAGATTCTGGGTTGTGTGCGCTGACATGGCTGCCCAGTACACTGTGCCTGACTCTGCCAACCCTGGAAAGATGTTCATGAACTACCAGGGCCTGGCCAGCTATCTGTCCAGCGGAGGTACATTTtctgaataaatatatatatatatatgccatttACCCAGCactttatccaaagcgacttagttaTGCGTGCATGCATTTTTATGTGTCGGTGGCCCTAGATGCGAAAACCACAATCCTGGTGTGGCacgcgccatgctctaccaactgagcactACAAGACCACAATATACCCTTATAGACAATATGCCTATACACTTACAGGCACAGACACATCATTAACAACCAACAGTAAGCCACCCTCGAGACTCACAGTATACTCTCCTCTTTTCTCAGGTGACAACTATTGGGTGATTGACACCGACTATGAAAACTATGCCATCACCTATGCCTGCCGTACCCTAAAGGACGATGGAAGCTGTGAGGATGGTTACTCCCTTATCTTCTCTCGTAACCCCCGTGGCCTGCCCCCAACCATCCAGAGGAGCATTCGCGCCAAGcaagaggagatctgcatggccGGACAGTTTGAGCCTGTGCTGCAGTCTGGTAAGTGTCCAATTACATTTTATTAAtacagcccttcttacatcaagtCATTACAAAGTGCTTTTTTTGGATGGTCTATGTTCTAGAAGTTCATTCCCCACCTGACCCCATTTTTCATACCCTCTCCTCAACAGGAGCTTGCTAAACGTCTACCACAAAGGAACTTGTGCTGCCAAAGGATCCCTACTGGCTTGGACAGAGACACCTACTGACGACTGAAGAGGGAAATTGCATACAAATGATTTTTTTATGAAAGTAATTCCATGTCCCTTTAAATAAAAGGGCATGACGCCTGCACCAACCCAATCACTTAAATTGATTTAGAAAAATGTACTGAATGTGGTGTACTGTACATCACAGAATTACCTAAATCAATATTAACACCACAGTGTTGTTTCACTCATTCACTTTTCATCAGTTTGTGTTGGCGACAATAAAACATTTGAAGGTAACTTTGCGTTGTCAGTGACTTTGTGAATACATTGTCCATGGACATGAGCATTCTAATGTTCACTGTCTGATGAGCTTAAAAAAAGATTCAAGGtggttaaaaaaaatcacaaagcTTTTACTTATTGAATGTGACATTTCTAAATATTTCTTAtataattattttccaccataatttgcaaataaattaattagaaatcctccaatgtgattttctggattttttttctcattttgtcggtCATGaagtgaagtgtacctatgatgaaaattacaggcctctctcatctttataagtgggagaacttgcagaaTTGGTGGCcgacttttttgccccactatacatGCATATGAAGAAAGACAAAGTCCTGATTTGGAGACAGATTCAGTAAAAATTCTCCACATACAGAGAAACAAGGAAGAAGGCTACAGGAAAGGGGATAGAGGAAAAGAAACAGAAAACGTCAATGAGCAGCGCACTGGTCTCACTGGAGATGCAAGGCAACACGGGTTGGCAACCACACTACTCCTCTTCCCATCATACCAGTGCAGGTGAAGGTATCCAATTCAAACGAAGCCCTTTCCTATATCCAGGAAGCAGTGCAAGCTTCTGCACTAAAGCTTTAAAAAGAAAGTTGCATGTGAAGGAGGATAAAAAACAGAATCTTTCTGCGTACTATGGGACAAGAAAAAAGTCAACAGCTCCATTGTGACTGGCTACGAAGTATGCAGTCTAGAAGGTAAAGAATTAATTGAACTACCAGAGTTGTACACCCAAGGCGAAATCCTGGTCATGAAAGAGCATATCCCCACTCAAGAAGCAGTAAAGTGGAGTTATCTGAAATAGTTTCAGTAATCTCAAATCTCACATCGACATTGAACTGCTAATTGGGATAATTGCACCAAAATGTATGGAACTGTGGAAGGTGATTAACAGGTGTTAAGGAAGTGATGTCAGTCAGAGTCTTACTGAGTACAGGATGACAGTGCATATGTTTTGGGGACTCATCCAGTTGTGATAGTTATGCTCTGAAGAAGACTGCACAGGATAACAAGAGCAGCTTCTCAGTTGAAGCAGTTGACACCATCAAAGACAACTTCCATGTAGATGACTGCTTGAAGTCGGTACCAACTGAAGGGCAAGCCATAGTACTGTGCAAACAATTCAAGACTGTCGCTTGATGAAATGGATCAGCAAACAAACCACTCTGTGTTGGCCTTGAttcaagaggcagagagagtcaaGGAGGTGAAGAACCTCGACTCAGACAAAGAACACCTCCCTTTAGAATGAGCCCTGAGGGTTCAGTGGTGTGTAGAAGAGGAAACATTCAAGTTTGAAGTGGCCATGAATAATCAATCCTTTACCAGGAGAGGTATTCTGTGTACTGTTAGTTCTGTGTACGATCTGCTTGGATTTCTAGCTCTGTTCATATTCACCACAAAGCACATCCTGCAGGAGTTATGTAAGCTTAACTATGGATGGGATGATGAAATTCCAGAGGCCTACATCCAATCATGGCAAAGATGGCTGGTAGACCTACAGCAGAGTGAGGTCTTCAGCAACAACAGGTGCATCAAGCCAAATAACATTTGACAGATCAAGTCAGCCCAACTGTACCACTTCTGTGATGCAAGTGAATCAGGGTACTGCAACGTAAACTACCCGAGACTGACCAATTCTGAAGATCACGTGCATTTAGCTTTCATAATGGGAAAGGCAAGAGCAGCACCGTTGAAACAGATGACAATCCCAAGAATGGAACTTGCTGCAGCAGTACTAACAGTGCGTGTTGAA
This window encodes:
- the LOC112248623 gene encoding purpurin; amino-acid sequence: MNFHMLALVVVLLVGLEQSWAASCVVDSFTVKEDFDPKRYAGKWYALQKKDPEGLFLQDNISAEYTIGDDGSMVASSKGRVTLFGFWVVCADMAAQYTVPDSANPGKMFMNYQGLASYLSSGGDNYWVIDTDYENYAITYACRTLKDDGSCEDGYSLIFSRNPRGLPPTIQRSIRAKQEEICMAGQFEPVLQSGAC